Proteins encoded together in one Planctopirus ephydatiae window:
- a CDS encoding HD domain-containing phosphohydrolase, which yields MAGSMDQKSIDWTKMQACVSFSWAHVAPEASPLQKILKVAALFATGPEGARKLVESRCERGAQIARDLGFSESTALAIRCLDEHWNGQGQPDRPKGEEIPLLARILGIAQTIEVFDQLGGVRKVHEIVSE from the coding sequence TTGGCCGGATCGATGGATCAGAAGTCGATCGACTGGACAAAAATGCAAGCCTGTGTCAGTTTCAGTTGGGCACACGTGGCCCCTGAAGCTTCGCCACTTCAGAAAATCCTGAAGGTTGCCGCCCTGTTCGCTACAGGCCCGGAAGGTGCAAGAAAACTGGTCGAATCACGTTGTGAACGCGGTGCCCAGATTGCTCGTGATCTGGGATTCTCCGAATCCACAGCCCTTGCGATTCGGTGTCTTGATGAGCACTGGAACGGACAAGGGCAACCAGACAGACCCAAAGGAGAAGAAATTCCTCTTCTGGCCCGGATCCTCGGAATTGCACAGACTATTGAGGTCTTCGACCAGTTGGGCGGCGTGCGAAAAGTTCACGAAATCGTGTCCGAGTGA
- a CDS encoding sigma-70 family RNA polymerase sigma factor, translating into MSKSLSLSFLDDAGGSIASGSSAVQTPLETYLREINETALLTARDERELANRIANGEKEARDRMVRANLRLVVNIARAYVGKGLPLQDLIEEGNLGLLRAVEGFDPDMNTRFSTYASYWIKQSIKRALINCGKTIRIPAYMVELLSKWRKATAKLEDQFKRPPTQEEVAIELGLPKKKLSIVKKAIHLYSSTPQTDDEESGWMMSDMVADERVKGPDDELLDVDNLKHVYAMLETMDEREAKILRLRFGLDDSEPKTLKEIGEEMGLTRERVRQIESEALKRIAKRILGE; encoded by the coding sequence ATGTCAAAATCTTTGAGTCTTTCGTTTCTTGATGACGCTGGTGGCAGTATTGCCAGCGGCAGTTCGGCAGTTCAGACACCCCTCGAAACATATCTTCGGGAGATCAACGAGACAGCCCTGCTGACGGCTCGCGATGAGCGGGAGCTGGCGAATCGGATTGCCAATGGCGAGAAAGAGGCTCGTGACCGCATGGTTCGCGCCAATCTCCGCCTGGTCGTCAACATTGCCCGGGCGTACGTCGGTAAAGGTCTTCCCCTGCAGGATTTAATCGAAGAGGGAAATCTGGGCTTGCTTCGTGCGGTCGAAGGTTTCGACCCGGACATGAACACCCGGTTCAGCACCTATGCCAGCTACTGGATTAAACAGTCGATCAAACGTGCCTTAATCAACTGCGGCAAAACCATCCGCATTCCCGCTTATATGGTGGAACTCCTTTCCAAGTGGCGAAAAGCAACCGCCAAGCTGGAAGATCAGTTCAAGCGGCCGCCTACGCAGGAAGAAGTCGCCATCGAACTGGGACTGCCGAAAAAGAAGCTCTCTATCGTTAAAAAAGCGATTCACCTCTACAGCTCAACGCCTCAGACCGACGACGAAGAATCGGGCTGGATGATGTCGGACATGGTCGCTGATGAGCGGGTCAAAGGCCCGGATGACGAATTGCTCGATGTCGATAATCTCAAACATGTTTACGCCATGCTCGAAACCATGGACGAACGTGAAGCGAAAATCTTGAGATTGCGATTTGGCCTGGATGATTCCGAGCCCAAGACGTTGAAAGAGATCGGCGAGGAGATGGGGCTGACTCGTGAACGAGTCCGCCAGATCGAATCGGAAGCTCTCAAGCGAATCGCCAAGCGAATTCTCGGTGAGTAA